The following coding sequences are from one Musa acuminata AAA Group cultivar baxijiao chromosome BXJ1-6, Cavendish_Baxijiao_AAA, whole genome shotgun sequence window:
- the LOC135677048 gene encoding disease resistance protein RPM1-like — protein sequence MAEAMLASLLPNLASAIAAPISNAGHLLSTVGDGVDWLRDELRSMRSFLVNTETSATEDHMSWADEIRAIVYDSEDIIDAFDAISSHPFACFLCHLRSRHRVGWKIREIKNRLDDHFRRRSGYLNPAGDRSTSLDLHNRWIHGLLASSPWTHQGERIVGFEEDFDAVVGRLMNGSPELSVLSLVGMGGVGKTTLVKKVFNHSDVRRHFDHLAWVYVSRSFRLGNLVNEVAKGLMQIPSTEIDALSERQLQELLLRTLKEKRFLLVLDDVWDRGVWETIRLVLPINGHGNRVIITTRNSEVADSVVGARSCTHVLRPLSHEESWELFCDKVFAVSEPCPDELIEVAERIVRKCHGLPLAIAIVGGMMLRKGRSPLEWNHVLNNIYSDLIGNEVEVQGPLFLSYKDLPYPLKSCFLLCSIFPQDWNIPRKKLIRLWIAEGLIKDVERERVEDVAEKYLMELINRNMFQISIISSSGRVKACRIHHLLHQLSISISRAQNFSAVYEDQQAVIPSRASRISLQKSSYDALQNKGWEKLRSLFMFGIFDSLHISERMLKNLRLLRVLDLENASLVELPGEVGNLFHLRYFSVRGTRLEKLPVSLKNLCNLQILDIRRTQLRKLSFEIKRLKNLRHLEMRQDEKSIKVPLGLSRMQYLQVVTGVQADCTFVHEVGKLTELRKLAVGDLRAEDAAVLCSSINNMAGLLSLSIFSIDVSTAIDLEKLNPSSLQKLHIAGRLERLPHWFSGISNLTKLRLGLSGLFADPFEVLQQLPNLVFLQLYEAYQGKVLRCANRGFIKLKILILTDLKELEEWEVEDGAMRCIQEMWIMSCSKLKTVPLGLEFLVTLQQLRLVSMPEHFVKRLNPAEGEDFIKVKHIPSIQVN from the coding sequence ATGGCGGAAGCTATGTTGGCGTCCCTACTGCCGAATCTGGCCTCTGCTATCGCCGCTCCAATATCAAACGCAGGCCACCTCTTGTCGACCGTTGGCGACGGTGTGGACTGGCTCCGGGATGAACTCCGAAGCATGCGTTCGTTCCTGGTAAACACGGAGACCAGCGCCACCGAAGACCACATGAGTTGGGCCGACGAGATCCGAGCCATAGTCTATGATTCTGAGGACATCATCGACGCCTTCGACGCCATCAGCTCGCATCCCTTTGCTTGCTTCCTTTGCCATTTGAGATCGCGGCATCGAGTTGGGTGGAAAATTAGGGAGATCAAAAATAGGCTCGACGACCATTTTAGGAGGAGGTCGGGGTATCTCAATCCAGCAGGGGATAGATCAACCTCACTTGACTTGCACAATAGATGGATCCATGGTCTGCTGGCTTCTTCTCCCTGGACCCATCAAGGAGAACGTATAGTGGGATTCGAGGAAGATTTTGATGCTGTAGTTGGTCGGTTGATGAACGGCAGCCCAGAGTTGAGTGTTCTGTCTTTGGTGGGCATGGGAGGTGTGGGGAAAACCACGCTCGTCAAGAAGGTGTTCAATCATAGTGATGTGAGAAGGCACTTCGATCACCTGGCTTGGGTCTACGTATCCAGATCCTTTCGTCTCGGAAACCTCGTCAACGAAGTGGCCAAAGGGCTGATGCAGATCCCCTCCACGGAGATCGACGCGCTCAGCGAGAGGCAGCTGCAGGAGCTACTGCTGAGGACTCTAAAGGAGAAGAGATTTCTGCTGGTGCTCGACGATGTGTGGGACAGAGGTGTATGGGAGACCATCAGACTCGTTCTACCCATCAATGGTCATGGAAACCGAGTGATCATCACGACTCGCAACAGTGAGGTGGCTGATTCGGTGGTGGGCGCGAGGAGCTGCACGCATGTGCTTCGGCCGCTGTCCCATGAGGAGTCATGGGAATTGTTCTGTGACAAAGTGTTTGCGGTATCGGAACCATGCCCCGACGAGCTAATAGAAGTAGCCGAACGAATCGTAAGGAAGTGCCATGGGCTGCCCTTGGCAATAGCAATCGTGGGAGGAATGATGCTGCGAAAAGGTAGATCACCATTGGAGTGGAATCATGTCCTCAATAACATCTACAGTGATCTCATCGGCAATGAAGTCGAGGTGCAGGGTCCTCTGTTCTTGAGTTACAAGGACTTGCCTTATCCATTAAAGTCTTGTTTCCTACTTTGTTCCATATTCCCACAAGACTGGAACATACCGAGAAAGAAATTGATCAGGCTATGGATAGCCGAAGGGCTAATAAAAGATGTGGAACGGGAAAGGGTGGAAGATGTTGCCGAGAAGTACCTGATGGAGCTTATCAACAGAAACATGTTTCAGATATCAATAATCAGCAGTAGTGGGCGCGTGAAGGCCTGCCGAATCCATCATCTCCTCCACCAGCTCTCTATCTCCATATCCAGAGCGCAGAATTTCTCAGCAGTCTATGAAGATCAACAGGCCGTCATTCCTAGTAGAGCTTCTCGTATTTCATTGCAAAAGAGCTCCTACGATGCCTTGCAAAACAAAGGTTGGGAAAAACTTCGCTCTCTTTTTATGTTTGGCATATTTGATTCCCTTCACATTAGTGAGCGTATGTTGAAAAACCTTAGGTTACTCAGAGTACTTGATCTAGAAAATGCTTCTTTAGTGGAACTTCCTGGTGAAGTGGGTAATCTATTTCACTTGAGGTACTTCAGTGTAAGGGGGACAAGGCTTGAGAAGCTCCCTGTGTCATTAAAGAATCTTTGCAACTTGCAAATACTGGACATCAGAAGAACCCAGCTGAGGAAGTTGTCATTTGAGATTAAACGCTTGAAGAATCTGAGGCACCTTGAGATGAGGCAAGACGAGAAGAGCATCAAAGTGCCACTAGGACTCTCACGTATGCAATATCTTCAAGTGGTGACTGGTGTACAAGCTGACTGCACCTTTGTTCATGAAGTCGGAAAGCTAACTGAGTTGAGAAAATTGGCTGTTGGAGATCTGCGAGCTGAAGATGCTGCTGTCTTGTGCTCCTCCATCAACAACATGGCTGGTCTGTTGTCACTGTCAATATTCTCCATTGATGTATCAACAGCAATAGATCTGGAGAAGTTGAACCCTTCATCTCTACAGAAGCTTCATATAGCTGGACGTCTAGAAAGATTGCCTCACTGGTTTAGTGGCATCAGCAACCTCACCAAGTTGAGGTTGGGTCTATCCGGACTGTTTGCAGATCCATTTGAAGTCTTGCAACAGCTCCCCAACCTTGTCTTCCTTCAGCTATACGAGGCATACCAGGGTAAGGTGCTGAGATGCGCCAATCGTGGGTTCATAAAATTAAAGATACTAATATTGACTGATCTGAAAGAGTTGGAAGAATGGGAGGTAGAGGATGGAGCGATGCGATGCATCCAGGAGATGTGGATCATGTCATGCTCAAAATTGAAGACAGTACCCCTTGGACTTGAGTTCCTTGTCACACTGCAGCAGCTGAGACTAGTAAGCATGCCAGAACATTTTGTCAAGAGACTGAATCCTGCGGAAGGAGAGGATTTCATCAAAGTCAAACATATTCCTTCCATTCAGGTCAATTAG